The following DNA comes from Erythrolamprus reginae isolate rEryReg1 chromosome 8, rEryReg1.hap1, whole genome shotgun sequence.
CCAatgcctactatcttgtacatgctcggcaaataaaaatataaaataatttttttttaaaacgctGCACGTGCCGAAAACAAGCTGGCTTTTTAAAAACAGGATGGGATTGGGAAAGGACTGAGGAACCCCAGCATCCGTTCTGTCCCTTAGCTATGAAGCTTCCTGGCTGAGTTTGGACTAGTTCACTCTTTCAGCTCGACCTACCTGCAGTGAAAAACCAGAGAAGGCAAACGCTGCATGGATGTCCTTGAGATCATGGACGAAAGGCAGAATATAAACCTAATAAGAAAGGCATCAGAGTTCTATGGGATGAAGCATGGGATCATCAAATGGGGCTTGCAGCGACTAACCGTCCCGTCCCCCCATCTTTCTGactctagcatttgagaatggtgggtttgtgtagaattgaatggggtttttattttagtaacatgggtttttaaattagttttaatattggatttgtgtcatattggattttgttgctgttgtgagctgctccgagtcctcggagagggtcggcatacaaatctaattaataataataataataataataataataataataataataataacaacaataacaacaataacaacaataacaacaataacaacaataacaactattatgttgttgttgttgttattattattattattattattgttgttgttgttgttgttgttattattattattaaactgggcatggccagtcagctgaagggaaggaccaggggagacatgatagcagtcttccaatactgccacagagaggaggggggtcaggctgttttccaaagcaccagaaagccagacaaggaataacaagtggaagctgaccaaggagagattcaacctggaaataaggaggaactttctgatgggtGAGAGcgattgaccagtggaacagaagttgcctgcggaggttgtgagagcttcagactttcaaagggagattggactgccatttgtccaaactgGTGTAGGGACTACTGCTTGAGtggcgggggaggggagggttggactagatgtatttatgtacagtatttgtctgcctgcctctatctatctatctatctatctatctatctatctatctatctatctatctatctatcaaaataAATATGTCCCACCCAACTCCAATGGACTCtcatagatgacctacaaggtcccttccaactctaataataagctaaaaaaatctaatctaaatctagcGTGGGTGATTACTTAACTGAGGACAGATCATACCTCTGAGAATGAACAGAGTACAAGCCTccactatttatttacttatttacttatttacttatttacttatttacttatttacttatttacttatttacttatttacttatttacttatttacttatttacttatttacttatttacttatttacttatttacttatttacttatttacttatttacttatttacttatttacttatttacttatttacttatttacttacttacttacttacctacctacctacctatctctctacctacctacctacctacctacatctatctatctatctatctatctatctatctatctatctatctatctatctatctatttgacttctatgttgcccaattccatgagactcaaggcagcttacaccataaataatacaatacactGTTAAAAAGTCAAATGTAAatagtaaaaatagtaaaaaaaaaaccattatatcaacaatttaaaaaacccttgacAAACTGTCCAATCTACTATCCACTAgacctctcctctcactctctcAATTTGTGGCTGCCTCACCAAAAAAAGGTCCTGTTTGCCGTAAAACACTTACCCGCGAGTGACACTGGAATCCAAAATAGACCACGACAACAGCGGGCAAAAGGACCACTGAAAAGATGGCAGCCATCAGCAGGAAGTTGAGGAGGAAAGCCAAAGAGTTGGTTGCTCCCACCAGGCAAGTCCAAGCCCAACAGCCACAGGTGCTGCGACGTTCCATGGGCAGAAGCTGGTCTTCCATGTTATAAGGTGGGAGAGTTTGAACGGTGTGGGAGGTGTCGGAGAAGTTGTCCCCTTCATAGTCGTCAATCTCCTGGTCCGACATATTCAGGATTCTCAAACCGGGCGCCTAGTTCCTTAAtaatttcctctcttttttctgtccgTCCAAAATGAAGTTGCCCAGTTAGGTGAGAAGATCACAGCCAAGGTGGGTTTTCCCAAAGGAATGCCCACTTCCAGGAAAGAGAAgattggatagaaacatagaaacataaaagattgatggcaaaaaaagaccccatggtccatttagtctgcccttatattatatcctgtattttgttccaagcatctactactctttcagtaaaataatattttctcacattgcttatgatctttcccccaattaacctcagattgtgcccccttgttcttatattcactttgctattaaaaacacttccctcctgaaccttatttaaccctttaacatatttaaatatttcgatcatgccccccagttttccttctgtcctccagactatacagaatgagttcatgaagtcttttctgatacgtttgatgcttaataCCTTTCACCCTTtttgtaacccatctttggacccattcaatttgatcaatatctttttgtaagcgaggtctccagaattaagcatggtattccaaatgtggtctcgccagcgctctaaacagcgggatcacaacctccctcttcctgcttgttatacttctagctatgcagccaagccttctacccGCTTTCCCTACAGCCTGACCGCACACCCATGGAGCTGGGCTTGGGAGCCTAACAGTCTGCAGAGAAGGACAGCCTgggaatccaaataataaaacaataaataaacaagagaGAAGTTCTTACATGTTCTCTTTCGGTGGGTCACGAAACAGTACAAGACGGAGAAGACCTTCCAGGAGACAGGATGAAGTTTTCCAAGCTGGCGAGGGCAGTTCTCCAGGTTTTGCCTTGTCTACTGGACTTCTCGGTGCCAGAAGATCTCGCCAGTGCCAAAAGGGACAAAATTAAGTGCCATCTCCTTGTGCCCAGTTTCCAGCCCAGTGCCCAGTTTTCCAGAAGTTCCCACACTGCACTGGTCCTCCCTTGGCACTCCTCAAGTCTCAGGGGCAGTTTGCACTGGATTCATCACCCCCAGGGGATCTGAGCAAGTGTTGGTCCTCCAACTTTTCACATCTTTCTCTTTTGCGATGTCCTCTGCCTGAGCCGATGGCTCCTTCTCTCCGATCGCGGTGCAGCGTGTGGCCGCTTAGGAGCAGCTGCACCGAATTCTCTCCTGCAGGCATCCAATctttagctgctgctgctgctgctgctttactCCACCCCTCGCTTACTACGTACCGTTTCTATCCAGCCAGGCCCACTGCTGATCTCTGTTTCTTTTTTGGTGTTATGTTCCTGCTGTGTGTTTCTTCCTCTGATGGACCGGCAGGGTGAGGAAGGGTGGTAGGCAGAGAACAGCGAGAAAGGGACAAAAGGAGATTACtgagaagggaggagaaagagatggtttattctattattctattaattaatttattctattaatctattattattttttaagttttatttatgtatgtg
Coding sequences within:
- the TMEM88B gene encoding transmembrane protein 88B, translating into MSDQEIDDYEGDNFSDTSHTVQTLPPYNMEDQLLPMERRSTCGCWAWTCLVGATNSLAFLLNFLLMAAIFSVVLLPAVVVVYFGFQCHSRVLHSTAYYCQTILDDNSSSALIILGFVLMSPLIVVSMALYCSLARRLHLFLCFQPCARAVYKGVKWRWYEEGGLCGCAKEWNYQVKAWV